The proteins below are encoded in one region of Pseudomonas ekonensis:
- a CDS encoding response regulator, protein MTAVELPAVPRVLIAEADPWSRDLLKQVLLTVRCDARLDLCADGQQAMSLLGEVPYDLAIVDWELPGVDGLHVLRSVRQRKRNPPLPFILMSTRNDSASVREALPLAPTAYLTKPLNMESLTERLQGLLLNAGEEVFCEVPALAPGMTLSVFLERRREQTDGAPLMTDVQVAIKRSLNPDGLDLKLLEEEIRTDPQITAVLIAAANSAAQHHGAPVQTLAQALHRLGTGQSTNLILGLALKRSARLSDPYLADYAERYWGLSLHTAEYARTLARLLDLDQERCYCAGLLHRLGDLALLRCLQEWKQAGGELDETEEVGDALVAFGAAYGSALRTRWRLPLELRELIASVYQLGGGVYSREALVMNMAAQMARLTEQEGVEELAKSRTARLLKIGLPELTRMRK, encoded by the coding sequence ATGACGGCCGTCGAATTACCCGCTGTACCGAGAGTCCTGATCGCCGAGGCCGACCCGTGGTCGCGCGACCTGCTCAAGCAGGTGCTGCTGACCGTGCGCTGCGACGCGCGGCTGGACCTGTGCGCCGACGGCCAGCAGGCGATGTCGCTGCTGGGCGAAGTGCCCTACGACCTGGCCATCGTCGATTGGGAACTGCCCGGCGTCGATGGCCTGCACGTGCTGCGCAGCGTCCGCCAGCGCAAGCGCAACCCGCCGCTGCCGTTCATCCTGATGAGCACCCGCAACGACAGCGCCAGCGTGCGCGAGGCCCTGCCGCTGGCGCCGACCGCCTACCTGACCAAGCCGCTGAACATGGAAAGCCTGACCGAGCGCCTGCAAGGCCTGCTGCTCAACGCCGGGGAAGAAGTGTTCTGCGAAGTGCCGGCGTTGGCGCCGGGCATGACCCTGTCGGTGTTCCTGGAGCGGCGCCGCGAGCAGACCGACGGCGCGCCGCTGATGACCGACGTGCAGGTGGCGATCAAGCGCAGCCTCAATCCCGACGGGCTGGACCTGAAGCTGCTGGAGGAGGAGATCCGCACCGACCCGCAGATCACCGCCGTGCTGATCGCCGCCGCCAACAGCGCCGCCCAGCACCATGGCGCACCGGTGCAGACCCTCGCCCAGGCGCTGCACCGCTTGGGCACCGGGCAGAGCACCAACCTGATCCTGGGCCTGGCGCTCAAGCGCAGCGCCAGGCTCAGCGATCCGTACCTGGCCGATTACGCCGAGCGCTATTGGGGCCTGTCGCTGCACACCGCCGAATATGCCCGGACCCTGGCTCGCTTGCTCGACCTGGATCAGGAGCGCTGCTATTGCGCGGGGTTGCTGCACCGCCTCGGCGATCTGGCGCTGCTGCGCTGTCTGCAGGAGTGGAAGCAGGCCGGCGGGGAGCTGGACGAGACGGAAGAGGTGGGCGACGCGCTGGTGGCGTTCGGCGCGGCCTACGGTTCGGCGCTGCGCACCCGCTGGCGCTTGCCGCTGGAGTTGCGCGAGCTGATCGCGTCGGTCTACCAGCTCGGCGGCGGGGTGTACTCCCGCGAGGCGCTGGTGATGAACATGGCGGCGCAGATGGCTCGCCTGACCGAGCAGGAAGGCGTCGAGGAACTGGCCAAGAGCCGCACGGCGCGGCTGCTCAAGATCGGTTTGCCGGAACTGACGCGGATGCGCAAATAG